In the Carboxydothermus hydrogenoformans Z-2901 genome, one interval contains:
- the cobA gene encoding uroporphyrinogen-III C-methyltransferase, with product MNGKVYLVGAGPGDPELITVKGIKLLKEAQVVVYDRLISPELLKYVNPSAELYYAGKAPGRHSLNQEEINELLIQKAREGKMVVRLKGGDPFVFGRGGEEALALTRAGIPFEVVPGVTSAVAVPAYAGIPVTHRRIASTFTVVTGNETENKEEREVDWEKIARVGGTIVILMGLSNLPFIKGELLKYLPATTPVAVIYRGTTPSQKIVTGTLEDIVEKVLAAGIKHPAVIVVGDVVKLQGELGWYSPSALTE from the coding sequence ATGAACGGCAAGGTATATTTAGTAGGGGCGGGACCGGGAGACCCGGAGCTCATTACGGTAAAAGGGATAAAACTTTTAAAAGAGGCTCAGGTGGTCGTTTACGACCGGCTGATAAGCCCCGAGCTTCTAAAATATGTAAATCCTTCTGCTGAACTTTACTATGCCGGAAAAGCTCCTGGCCGACACAGTTTAAATCAGGAGGAGATAAACGAGCTTTTAATACAAAAAGCCCGGGAAGGAAAAATGGTGGTACGGCTTAAAGGGGGAGATCCTTTTGTTTTTGGCCGGGGAGGGGAAGAAGCTTTGGCTTTAACCCGGGCCGGGATTCCCTTTGAGGTGGTTCCGGGAGTTACTTCGGCGGTAGCGGTACCGGCGTATGCGGGTATTCCGGTAACTCACCGCCGGATTGCTTCAACTTTTACGGTAGTTACCGGCAATGAAACGGAAAATAAAGAAGAGCGGGAGGTAGACTGGGAAAAAATTGCCCGGGTCGGGGGTACCATTGTCATTTTAATGGGATTAAGTAACCTTCCGTTTATAAAAGGTGAACTTTTAAAATACTTGCCTGCCACCACACCGGTGGCGGTAATTTACCGGGGAACTACCCCCAGCCAGAAAATTGTCACCGGGACCCTGGAAGACATTGTAGAAAAGGTATTGGCGGCGGGAATCAAGCATCCGGCGGTAATTGTGGTGGGTGATGTGGTAAAATTACAAGGGGAGCTTGGCTGGTATTCCCCATCAGCATTAACGGAGTGA
- a CDS encoding adenosylcobinamide-GDP ribazoletransferase: protein MLTTFLLGLTFFTRIPVPGKLNFSEEKFNRAPIFLPAYGLVTGGILALIIELFGRSFPGFFWAGVIIAGQIYLSGALHIDGLLDSLDAIYSNRDREKRLEILKDSRVGSMAVAFFGAFLILKYGSYASFTPKVQAFTVLISEIILRGTGYLVIYSFPYVGSSLGRGFKDNASTAGLIFTLGQTLIFTLGAAAFFNFSLIKILIILLLAYLFAFVVAARWQQFFGGLTGDNYGGIMELTGLFVPVAVLLINNIGVV, encoded by the coding sequence ATGTTAACTACCTTTCTTTTAGGCCTTACCTTTTTCACCAGGATTCCGGTGCCGGGAAAACTTAATTTTTCCGAAGAAAAATTTAACAGGGCTCCTATCTTTCTTCCCGCTTATGGTTTAGTTACCGGTGGTATCTTAGCCTTAATAATTGAATTATTCGGAAGGTCCTTTCCAGGCTTTTTCTGGGCCGGAGTTATAATAGCCGGGCAAATCTATTTATCGGGAGCCCTGCATATCGATGGGTTACTGGATAGCCTTGATGCAATTTACTCCAACCGCGACCGGGAAAAAAGGCTGGAAATTTTAAAGGACTCCCGGGTAGGCTCGATGGCGGTGGCGTTTTTTGGAGCGTTTTTAATTCTAAAATACGGAAGTTATGCTTCCTTTACTCCGAAAGTGCAGGCCTTTACGGTGCTGATTTCCGAAATTATCCTGCGTGGAACGGGCTACCTGGTGATTTATTCCTTCCCCTATGTGGGCTCTTCCCTGGGACGGGGTTTTAAAGATAATGCTTCAACTGCCGGGTTAATCTTTACCCTGGGGCAAACCTTAATCTTTACCCTGGGAGCAGCGGCGTTTTTTAATTTTTCTCTAATTAAAATTTTAATAATTTTGCTTTTGGCTTATCTTTTTGCGTTTGTGGTGGCAGCTCGCTGGCAGCAGTTTTTTGGGGGACTAACGGGAGATAATTACGGCGGAATTATGGAATTAACCGGCCTTTTTGTGCCGGTGGCGGTTTTACTTATCAATAATATTGGGGTGGTGTGA
- the pstC gene encoding phosphate ABC transporter permease subunit PstC produces the protein MNIERRFIVVLRKKQELLIQYIFFLTAMVVCFTIAAIVVFVGKQGLKTFLAVSPLEFFGSTKWAPDQNQFGALTFISSSFFVTLLALLLGGPLGIAGAMFSAKIVPSWLTGYLRTVVDLLAGIPSVVYGWVGLTIIVPAIRQISPNQNGFGLLAAGIILAIMILPTVLSLAEDALRSVPRSLEEASYALGATRWQTIWHVLLPAAAPGIITGLVLGMARAIGETMAVQMVIGNTPLFPRSLFQPTATLTSEIVMEMGNTAFNSTWNNALFLMAFVLLLIALGLILLVRKFTASKEEGH, from the coding sequence ATGGTAGTTTGTTTTACCATAGCAGCTATTGTTGTTTTTGTAGGTAAACAGGGGTTAAAAACTTTTTTAGCCGTCAGTCCTTTGGAGTTTTTCGGCAGTACAAAATGGGCTCCCGACCAAAACCAGTTTGGAGCTCTTACGTTTATCAGCAGTTCCTTTTTCGTAACCCTCTTAGCTCTTCTGCTGGGTGGGCCTTTAGGTATAGCCGGTGCTATGTTTTCGGCGAAAATAGTTCCTTCCTGGCTGACGGGATATTTGCGCACAGTAGTAGATTTACTGGCAGGTATTCCTTCAGTAGTCTACGGTTGGGTTGGCCTTACAATTATTGTTCCAGCAATTCGCCAAATCTCACCCAACCAAAACGGCTTTGGGTTGCTGGCAGCCGGAATTATTTTAGCTATAATGATTTTACCCACGGTTTTATCCCTTGCCGAAGATGCTCTGCGGTCGGTCCCCCGGTCGTTAGAAGAAGCTTCTTATGCCCTGGGGGCAACCCGCTGGCAGACCATCTGGCATGTTCTCCTGCCGGCAGCAGCGCCGGGAATTATCACCGGATTAGTTTTAGGAATGGCAAGGGCTATCGGGGAAACAATGGCCGTGCAAATGGTTATTGGCAATACACCTCTTTTCCCCCGTTCCCTGTTTCAACCTACTGCCACCCTGACTTCGGAAATTGTGATGGAAATGGGAAATACGGCCTTTAATTCCACATGGAATAATGCTCTCTTTTTAATGGCCTTTGTGTTGCTACTTATTGCGTTAGGTTTAATTTTATTAGTGCGAAAATTTACCGCATCCAAGGAGGAAGGCCATTGA
- a CDS encoding M12 family metallo-peptidase yields MKPVIRKGNAKRLKRIMTTAFLSWVLLFSVPVTLAASNVISKPGVYTDPKTGQLYCIVTSDPNGPQPPDPDSLPEKNMKPPILGNNEAYPKAGVYLDPKTGLLVDIVTSDPNGPQPPDPDSLPEKNMKPPILGNNEAYPKAGVYLDPKTGLLVDIVTSDPNGPQPPDPDSLPEKNMKPPILGNNEAFSLFSIPVYINEPCDEEWRARYGTNWRYWANYAVEVADDYLYEQFGIDFYSVAQNVWNSNNITPGDLLDEAKIEVGLTNGADLMVAFSGQTYGNTLGIAYINKPGSLIFDSGSSWNGIIVRHETGHNYGLAQWSPTDGNNHCTQPTCLMYPILYGPTENTTLCADHRSEWLNKRDRY; encoded by the coding sequence GTGAAACCTGTGATTCGCAAGGGAAATGCCAAAAGGTTGAAAAGAATTATGACTACGGCTTTTCTTTCCTGGGTTCTTCTCTTTTCCGTACCGGTTACGTTAGCGGCTTCGAATGTTATATCTAAGCCGGGTGTATATACCGACCCCAAAACCGGACAGCTTTATTGCATCGTAACCTCGGATCCCAATGGACCACAACCACCGGACCCGGACTCCCTGCCTGAAAAAAACATGAAACCGCCCATCCTCGGTAATAACGAAGCGTATCCAAAGGCCGGGGTATATCTTGACCCAAAAACCGGGCTGCTTGTTGACATCGTAACCTCGGATCCCAATGGACCACAACCACCGGACCCGGACTCCCTGCCCGAAAAAAACATGAAACCGCCCATCCTCGGTAATAACGAAGCGTATCCAAAGGCCGGGGTATATCTTGACCCAAAAACCGGGCTGCTTGTTGACATCGTAACCTCGGATCCCAATGGGCCACAACCGCCAGACCCGGACTCCCTGCCCGAAAAAAACATGAAACCGCCCATCCTCGGTAATAACGAAGCTTTTAGTCTTTTCTCAATACCTGTTTATATAAATGAGCCGTGCGACGAAGAATGGCGGGCCCGCTACGGTACAAATTGGAGGTACTGGGCCAACTATGCCGTTGAAGTTGCGGACGACTACCTATACGAACAATTTGGTATAGATTTCTATTCCGTTGCCCAAAATGTCTGGAATTCCAATAATATAACTCCTGGAGATCTACTGGATGAAGCTAAAATAGAAGTCGGTCTCACCAACGGTGCTGATCTTATGGTAGCTTTTTCCGGACAAACTTACGGAAATACTTTAGGTATAGCGTACATTAACAAACCTGGCTCACTAATCTTTGACAGCGGAAGCAGCTGGAATGGAATAATCGTTCGTCACGAAACGGGACATAATTACGGTCTGGCCCAGTGGTCACCCACCGATGGAAATAACCATTGCACGCAGCCAACCTGCTTAATGTACCCCATTCTCTACGGTCCCACCGAAAACACTACCCTCTGTGCAGACCATAGGTCCGAATGGCTTAACAAGCGGGATAGATATTAA
- a CDS encoding SurA N-terminal domain-containing protein, whose product MKPFYKLHNKNILLCGIFFALAGLLLSVKFFLNVNQKTYQPNVLVIINGEALTTSEVNKVIKNYRIAGSQAANRLDQILSDLIDEKLILQEAKRRKIDATREEIEARLKQLKNHLPSLYQQIYTQMSEKEYKEILKNRIIIQKLYTEVISSQKNKPTGEHEPLETSQKEKEIFAKWVKELREKADITFLQENIQNFKESLRKETPGVVY is encoded by the coding sequence TTGAAACCTTTTTATAAACTACATAATAAAAACATATTATTATGTGGTATTTTTTTCGCGTTAGCTGGGTTGCTGCTATCGGTTAAGTTTTTTTTAAATGTAAATCAGAAAACCTATCAACCTAACGTTCTGGTAATTATAAACGGCGAAGCCTTAACTACTTCGGAAGTGAATAAGGTTATCAAAAACTACCGGATAGCAGGAAGCCAGGCTGCTAACCGCCTCGACCAAATCCTTTCCGACCTAATAGATGAAAAACTTATTCTGCAGGAAGCCAAGAGGCGAAAGATAGATGCCACAAGGGAAGAAATAGAAGCAAGGCTGAAGCAGCTTAAAAACCATTTGCCGTCATTATACCAGCAAATTTATACACAAATGTCGGAAAAAGAGTATAAAGAGATCCTGAAAAACCGGATTATCATCCAAAAGCTATATACTGAAGTCATCTCATCTCAGAAAAATAAGCCAACGGGAGAGCATGAACCTCTAGAAACTTCGCAAAAAGAAAAAGAAATCTTTGCTAAATGGGTAAAAGAGCTTCGGGAGAAAGCCGACATTACCTTCCTTCAAGAAAACATTCAAAACTTTAAAGAAAGCCTTCGTAAAGAAACTCCAGGGGTTGTTTATTAA
- the pstA gene encoding phosphate ABC transporter permease PstA — protein sequence MKKNKFIDKLATTLLTLAGLTILGILISFIFYILKRGLPVLTPSFIFGPPSEMEAGGGVGPELFNTFYILVLSLAFSLPVGLGAGIWLAEYAKPGRVVNIIRTSTEMLATVPSIVFGLFGMIIFVNFLGLGFTIIGGALTLSLLNLPVLIRVTEEAVRAVPKSYRMASLALGATKSQTLFRVVLPAALPRIITGVTLVAGRAIGESAILIFTAGTTVSRFMFDLNPFASGETLAVHLWYVNSEGLIPDATRIADGSAALLLILVLIFNLLLVIPTKRYEKKVKLN from the coding sequence TTGAAAAAAAATAAATTTATCGATAAGCTGGCTACTACTTTATTAACATTGGCGGGCCTCACCATTCTTGGTATTCTTATATCCTTTATTTTTTACATTTTAAAACGCGGATTGCCGGTTTTAACCCCTTCCTTTATTTTCGGTCCTCCCTCCGAGATGGAAGCAGGGGGAGGTGTGGGGCCTGAACTATTTAACACCTTTTATATTTTGGTGCTTTCTCTTGCTTTTTCTTTGCCCGTAGGCCTGGGAGCAGGCATCTGGCTGGCCGAATATGCTAAGCCTGGTAGGGTAGTTAATATTATCCGAACCAGTACTGAAATGTTAGCGACCGTCCCTTCCATCGTCTTTGGACTTTTTGGCATGATCATTTTTGTGAATTTCCTGGGGCTTGGATTTACAATTATCGGTGGCGCTTTAACTTTATCCCTTTTAAATTTACCGGTACTAATAAGGGTTACCGAAGAAGCTGTACGCGCAGTTCCCAAATCGTACCGCATGGCAAGCCTGGCCCTGGGCGCAACAAAAAGTCAAACCCTTTTCCGGGTCGTACTCCCTGCAGCCTTACCCCGCATCATTACCGGGGTAACTCTGGTAGCTGGAAGGGCCATTGGCGAGTCAGCTATTTTGATTTTTACTGCGGGTACCACCGTTTCCCGCTTTATGTTCGACTTAAACCCCTTTGCTTCCGGTGAAACTCTGGCCGTCCACCTCTGGTATGTTAATTCCGAAGGACTAATTCCCGATGCCACCCGCATTGCCGATGGCAGCGCCGCTTTGCTTTTAATTTTGGTACTGATTTTTAACCTTTTGCTGGTAATTCCAACAAAACGTTATGAAAAAAAGGTAAAGTTAAATTAG
- a CDS encoding asparaginase has protein sequence MNFATDYTLLAEVTRGDIVESVHFGSIAVVDYTGKIVASAGNPELVTFLRSSAKPIQVLPLLVKDLPYDFSAKEIAVMCASHSGTVEHTQTVAGILQKIGLDEGYLSCGTHEPFDRKTALWLKQEGLEPSPLYNNCSGKHAGMLALAKVSGYPLTGYEKIDHPVQQEILKFIADFTEVSPENIKIGIDGCGVPVFAVPLKNGALAFAKLSRPDLFSGKLKEAVKTVLHSMNAYPVMVAGTGRFDTDLMGSFPGRFVSKIGAEAVQIVGILNKGIAVAVKVADGNARALGAITLEALRQLGFIGDEELKKLATHYRPVIKNHKKEMVGEIKANFTLTIH, from the coding sequence ATGAATTTTGCAACAGATTACACTCTTTTGGCAGAAGTTACCCGGGGTGATATCGTCGAAAGTGTCCACTTTGGTTCCATTGCCGTGGTCGATTACACCGGCAAGATTGTAGCCTCTGCCGGAAACCCGGAGCTCGTTACTTTCTTAAGGTCTTCCGCCAAACCTATTCAGGTTTTACCTCTTCTGGTAAAAGATTTACCCTATGATTTTAGCGCCAAAGAAATTGCTGTAATGTGCGCTTCCCACAGCGGAACCGTAGAGCATACCCAAACGGTAGCAGGAATTTTACAAAAAATCGGGCTTGACGAAGGTTATCTAAGCTGCGGCACCCATGAACCTTTTGACCGGAAAACCGCCTTATGGCTTAAACAGGAGGGATTAGAGCCATCACCCCTCTATAACAACTGTTCGGGAAAACATGCGGGTATGTTAGCTTTGGCCAAAGTTTCCGGCTACCCTTTAACGGGATACGAAAAGATAGACCATCCGGTCCAGCAGGAAATTTTAAAGTTTATTGCTGACTTTACCGAAGTTTCTCCAGAAAATATAAAGATCGGCATTGACGGCTGCGGGGTACCGGTTTTTGCCGTACCCCTGAAAAATGGAGCTTTAGCCTTTGCGAAACTCTCACGGCCCGACCTGTTTTCCGGGAAATTAAAAGAAGCGGTAAAAACAGTATTACACAGCATGAATGCCTATCCGGTAATGGTCGCAGGAACCGGCCGTTTTGATACCGATTTAATGGGAAGTTTTCCCGGTAGGTTTGTCTCAAAGATAGGGGCGGAAGCGGTGCAAATCGTAGGTATTCTTAACAAAGGTATTGCCGTAGCGGTAAAAGTGGCCGATGGTAACGCCCGGGCCCTGGGGGCTATTACTTTAGAAGCCCTGCGCCAGCTTGGATTTATCGGTGACGAGGAACTTAAAAAATTAGCTACCCACTACCGTCCGGTTATTAAAAATCACAAAAAAGAAATGGTCGGAGAAATAAAAGCAAATTTTACCTTAACAATCCATTAA